CACTGTAGTGCTGGAGGGCTGCTcaccagccgaacacagtgaAAGAAAGAAGGAAATGCATTATAAAAGGACACCACAAGGACAATGAAGAAATACCTACATAAGTCATAGTACTACAATCAATGCTTAGAGAAAAATCGTAGCAACTTTAAAAGTCAAAGCGTGTATTCTGAAAATGTATGCATTTAATATACTTTGCCTAACAACAGGCAAGTCGCTTCGACCGTTAGGCGAAAAAGAGAGAACATCCTCAACCACGAGATAAGTTGCGTGTGGACCATGCTGCTCTAGTCGTATTGATTCGGTCAAATTCATGCCGTATACGCCGAATTTATCTTAATATTGAAATTTACAAATAGAAATCTCTCCAAATCATGATAATTCGCTAAAACTGCAATCACGTGCACATGGACACGGTCGTTGGTCCAATACAGGGTCAGTTAGAAAATCTACTAGTCCTCTACTCCTCTTTACGGTTCCACTTTTATCTTCCACAcgaagttaaaaaaaaaaggagaaagtgATCTTGATctgtataaaaacaaaaaaaaaggaatttgATCTCACTACATCCTTCCAAAACGCTGTCAGGACTCAGGACAAGAAGAGAAGATTTTAAGAAGAGACCGGTGTGACGCGAGTACGGAGCCTGTGACTCTGACCTTCGTCTCCTTCGCTCAATCACAGACAGACAGAGTAGTGGTGTCTTCTTCTTGCCCTTCTTCTCGTGTGGGCTGGGTGTGAGTCGGGTCGGGTCACAACTCAACTCAGAAAGGTTGCTTTCCGGCCGGAAAGGGAGCCGACCGCGAGCCCCCTGTGATCCCAATTAAGCGCCTAACCGCGACGCCCCCAAAACGGCAAGCTCCCTCCCAAACCGCCGTCcgcgccccctcgccgccgcgatgccgcccacgccgccggagccggagatGGAGCCGGAGTTCGCCGAGGTCGACCCCACCGGCCGCTACGGGCGGGTAATGCCTCCCCCGACCACGTTTGTCTCCCTTCCCCCTCCCTGCCTCTGCTCGATTCCGCCTCCGATGTCTGATCCCGCGGCCCGCCACCGCGCTGACGCATTCCGCCCTCTTGCAGTACACGGAGGTTCTTGGCAAGGGCGCCTTCAAGACGGTGTATCCTTTCATTTTCATTCCACAGGACTTAGACGTCTGATTCCGATTTGGAGTCGCCCGAGGGGTCGTTTGACTTCGAGCTATCGATTAAAGATCCCTCTTTTACGCGGTCCATGCGGTAGGGGGTCTTCTTAGGCTCTCGGCTCTTTGCTCAGCGATGGCCAGCGCCATTTGGATCAGTTCAATGCATTCTGATGCGCTTATCGCCCGGAGTTGCAGCCCAGATGTGTGGCCTCTTGGGGGCGTGGGGAACTCACTCTGTCTGTCTGTCTGACTGTCATATGTTGCCTTTGTGTGAAAAAATTCTGTCCTTTCATTTAAAGACGCGACTGGCATTGCTCTGCTGTGATTTGCTTGGTGCATTGTCTTTCTTGCAGTTCCCCATTTAATTATGTACCTGCTGTCCTAGGCTCATTAAGTTGACATTTGCTATGTCGCTTCCAGCCATTGATTTGAGACGTATACGATTGCCGTGATTACTTAGCAGTTTTAGTTTTGGTCTCGTAAAGTAGGAGAAAGGCTATCATGCACTGCGCTACTGTCATTTACAGTAACATTTCATATGTTTGTAAGAATAGATGTGTCATTTTAGTGTACATTTATAGTTATTCCCCCCTTACTATGTGCAGGAtacatatatgtttgatatgtaagTTTTCATGGTAGCCATTAAAATTACTTGGAATTGACAATGTTTGTGCCACATTAATCTTATGCATTTGATGCATTGGTCATGGAGTACTAGTTTTTATTTATGATAGCATCAAGGTTGTGTGTGTATGCATTTCACTTGAAAAATTCATTTTGTTAATCGTAATGAAAAGTAAAGCTACTTCTACTTTAAGATATCTGTACTAGTGTTTTTTTAATCCTGCGAAGATACGACACAATGATAATTTGTATTGCCACCTGATAGTGTTATCTGCACTAATTCTATGCACTTGGGATCCTTGATTTATATTTTATTGGCATAGATACAAGGCTTTCGATCAACTTGAAGGGCTAGAAGTTGCTTGGAATCAGATCAAAGTGGGCGATTTACTTCGAAACAATGATGATTTGGAGAGGTTGAGATCAGAAGTGCGGTTGCTGAAGACCCTCAAGCATAAAAACATAATAAAGTTCTACAATTCATGGCTTGATAGAAAAAACAACAATATAAATTTCATCACAGAGGTCTTCACATCAGGGACGTTGCGCCAGTACGTGCCTCTTTGATTATAATTGTTGCCATTCGGATGTTTCGCACATCCTACATTACGTAGCTGAAACCATCTAGGTTGACATTGTTGTCGTCACCCAACATCCTGCCCCCTGATGCATGATAATATGTCATGTTTGCTCCAATACTACAAGCACTCAACATTGATATGaaccaaacaaaaatatatGCATGTTAGGTCTCTCAAAATGCACCTGTCCCTTGCTGAGCCTCATATCTATCTCATTCCTCTTTTCAGGTACCGCATTAAGCATAAGAAGGTAGACATTAGAGCTTTAAAGAAATGGTCAAGGCAAATCTTGAGTGGTCTTGTCTACCTGCACAGCCACGACCCACCAGTAATCCATAGAGACTTAAAATGCGATAATATATTTGTAAATGGAAACCAGGGTGAGGTAAAGATTGGAGACCTTGGTTTAGCAACTATCCTGGATAATGCACGTTCAGCTCATAGTATTATTGGTAAGGAGTTCATTGATTAAAGTATTCTAAGTTTTTCATCAGGCATTTAGATATTCTCATGAGGCTTCTATTCTTCGTAGGTACACCGGAATTCATGGCACCGGAACTCTATGACGAGGAATATAATGAACTTGTAGATATTTATGCATTTGGGATGTGTTTACTGGAGCTTGTTACGTTTGAATACCCATATTGTGAATGTTCTAATGCGGCGCAGATATATAAGAAAGTTTCTGATGTTAGTTTACTTAACCTCtgtatatattttttaactatctAATCAGATTGTCTTTATGAGACTATGCACGTTTTATGGTTAGGATAAAATTTAAACGATGTTTTATGACATAATGGATTATTTCTTATCATTACAGTTAACTGCGAACCATACACTATTTTGCAGAAACAAATTATATTTTTCTAATGCAATTTGTCATACTAGGAATCTTGGATATACCAAAATTATTCAAAGGTGTAGAATCAAGATAAAAGTTCTAAAAATATGCATGCTATCTAACTCATACATCTATGCAAAGAACAATTTTGACGTTCTTAAGATGGAAAATGGAAAGATCTTGTAGGCTCCAATGGagggtttctttttttttcattttagttGCTGGAGTGTTTGTTCATTGCTTGCCAGCATACACAATGTGGTCTGAGCGAAACTGCAATATTCTCTGCAGTTTTTAAGAGAGCAAACATAGTTATTCTTGTTCATCAGTGAGTACTGTGCTGGAAGCACAGCAGTGCATACATATTACATTAGTAACCGCTAGCATGATTTACTTGACTGTCATAATGATATGACCTGGTGGTTGTGTACTATGTTATATGCCTGTGCTTTATTATCACTGTTCATAGAAATTATATATAACCACTGCTTTAACTGTTACAATGGATTGATGGGTAGTGCCTGGCTGTAGCATCTAGCTCTGTGGTTGTCTTGTGTACTACTACTATGTTGTTGTACGTGCTCAACCTGCTGTCAAACTGCATATGGCACCATGCTGGTGGATGCCATCATTCTCAAAGAGTTCACGACTTATTTTAGCCCAAAACACAAACTAGTTTGTAGCCAGCAATTTCATGCTTTCGAGGAATATGTTTTCTTTGGCACCCTTCTTTTTGTTATGTGGACTGAACAAAACTACAGAGTATGCATATACTGGGTTAAATTATAGTCTGCTCTATTAAACGGATTTATATCACTATTCATGTCCTGTGCATCCTAGGAAATATATGCTTAACTGAATTGATTGTCATAGTACGGTCGAGTGACATTGTACCTTTACACTTTCATAATCTATTGATATGGTATGACAGGGTGAAAAGCCTAGTTCGTTGACTAAGATTGATGATCCTGAAGTGAAATTATTTATAGAGAAGTGCATCGCCAAAGCCCCTGAAAGACTCTCGGCAAAAGAACTATTAATGGATCCTTTTCTCTTAGATGTTAGTGATGAAAAAATATTCTATCCGCTGCATCCAAATATTAATGCATCAGGTATGTGACTGAATTTGCTATATCTCATGTTACAGATGCAGGTTTCAGTAAACTTTTTCTGGTTCTCATATAATCATAGAATAAAAATGGCAGATACTGCTGGCAGTCCAAACCCAAGCACAAGCTACAGATATGACAGAGTAGCATCATCTGTGGGCCACCATGATCATGCAGGTACAGTCATATAGTACGAAGAAGTGTAGTGGCCTAACAAATGTGACAAAAATTTAATGATTCACTGGTTTGAGGCTTCTCTCCTTATGCCTTATCTTGAAATGCAGGTATTATGTCAGATTCACATCCTACCAACAACTATGCACAGGAAACCATGGATCCACATGCTGCAATTGGTCGAAGTATCACAGTTGAGAGTCAACGGAAGGATTTGAATACAATATTTTTGAAGCTGCGTATTGCTGATTCAACAGGTTTTTATGATCAAATCTTGTTATCATTGTATTGTTAATCCAGCACTTTTCCTCTATCCATTTTTCCTCTTAATGCAGGTCATGCCCAAAACATCCACTTCCCATTTGATATTGAAGCTGATACTTCAATCAGTGTTGCAACCGAGATGGTCGTGCAGCTGGATCTAACAGACCAAGATGTAACAGCAATTGCAGAAATGATAGATGCTGAGATACGTGCGCATATTCCTGATTGGGCAGTAGAGGAGTCAGTTGACAACCAAGGGGATGAAGGTGCTCATTCTGAGACCCATAGTTCAGAAGGTGATGAGGGAACTTCTGAATTGCGTAATGAACTTGATGCCTCACACAACGGCTTTGTTCAAGAACAGCTTCCTTCTGGAAAGAAGTACTGGTCGGACTCACCCAGGAGAGATGGTGATATATCTCACTCGATGGTTGTGGAGCCTCAAATTGGTGATAATATTGCCAATGGAATTCCAAAGAGGAATGATTTGGATGACATTGTGAGTGGAAAAGGTAAGGAGGACCAATCCT
The nucleotide sequence above comes from Panicum virgatum strain AP13 chromosome 3K, P.virgatum_v5, whole genome shotgun sequence. Encoded proteins:
- the LOC120697178 gene encoding probable serine/threonine-protein kinase WNK2 isoform X2; protein product: MPPTPPEPEMEPEFAEVDPTGRYGRYTEVLGKGAFKTVYKAFDQLEGLEVAWNQIKVGDLLRNNDDLERLRSEVRLLKTLKHKNIIKFYNSWLDRKNNNINFITEVFTSGTLRQYRIKHKKVDIRALKKWSRQILSGLVYLHSHDPPVIHRDLKCDNIFVNGNQGEVKIGDLGLATILDNARSAHSIIGTPEFMAPELYDEEYNELVDIYAFGMCLLELVTFEYPYCECSNAAQIYKKVSDGEKPSSLTKIDDPEVKLFIEKCIAKAPERLSAKELLMDPFLLDVSDEKIFYPLHPNINASDTAGSPNPSTSYRYDRVASSVGHHDHAGIMSDSHPTNNYAQETMDPHAAIGRSITVESQRKDLNTIFLKLRIADSTGHAQNIHFPFDIEADTSISVATEMVVQLDLTDQDVTAIAEMIDAEIRAHIPDWAVEESVDNQGDEGAHSETHSSEGDEGTSELRNELDASHNGFVQEQLPSGKKYWSDSPRRDGDISHSMVVEPQIGDNIANGIPKRNDLDDIVSGKAFL
- the LOC120697178 gene encoding probable serine/threonine-protein kinase WNK2 isoform X1, whose translation is MPPTPPEPEMEPEFAEVDPTGRYGRYTEVLGKGAFKTVYKAFDQLEGLEVAWNQIKVGDLLRNNDDLERLRSEVRLLKTLKHKNIIKFYNSWLDRKNNNINFITEVFTSGTLRQYRIKHKKVDIRALKKWSRQILSGLVYLHSHDPPVIHRDLKCDNIFVNGNQGEVKIGDLGLATILDNARSAHSIIGTPEFMAPELYDEEYNELVDIYAFGMCLLELVTFEYPYCECSNAAQIYKKVSDGEKPSSLTKIDDPEVKLFIEKCIAKAPERLSAKELLMDPFLLDVSDEKIFYPLHPNINASDTAGSPNPSTSYRYDRVASSVGHHDHAGIMSDSHPTNNYAQETMDPHAAIGRSITVESQRKDLNTIFLKLRIADSTGHAQNIHFPFDIEADTSISVATEMVVQLDLTDQDVTAIAEMIDAEIRAHIPDWAVEESVDNQGDEGAHSETHSSEGDEGTSELRNELDASHNGFVQEQLPSGKKYWSDSPRRDGDISHSMVVEPQIGDNIANGIPKRNDLDDIVSGKGKEDQSFGSSIHPVEGIFERILSSVDLSNSSVVGSISVGASVGSSPRSSDDEREYSCGQHLVADVTERLINLLAQQEKELSALQRKHKADIEDMLKSLPAKDREETLTRCRLKMDEKMRGDKL